One segment of Candidatus Eisenbacteria bacterium DNA contains the following:
- a CDS encoding hydroxyacid dehydrogenase, translated as MKILISDAFDASLPGKLARFGETFDDKSRLSEADVVLIRSKTTCTREYIDKAASLKLIIRGGVGLDNVDQDYAKQKGIAVHNTAAASSIAVAELAMGFMTAIPANIIPGHISLTKGEWQKKQLKRTELYGKTLGLIGIGKIATETAIRAKAFGMKVIAYDKYIDKSKHAEMVSFNDLLIRSDFISLHVPYTDETREMINKSTIKQMKDGVIIVNTGRGKCINEADMAEALRNGKVRAYGTDVWYSDPPDWDGCPLLTAPNVYMTPHIGASTTENLLRIGDVIEEILNAYVKEGKL; from the coding sequence ATGAAGATCCTAATTTCTGATGCCTTTGACGCATCTCTACCGGGCAAGTTGGCGCGTTTTGGGGAAACTTTCGATGACAAGAGCCGTTTGTCTGAAGCTGATGTTGTGCTTATACGTTCCAAGACAACGTGCACGCGGGAATATATCGACAAGGCCGCAAGCCTCAAGCTGATCATCCGCGGCGGCGTCGGACTCGATAATGTTGATCAGGATTACGCTAAGCAGAAGGGGATCGCCGTTCACAATACAGCGGCGGCCTCCAGCATCGCCGTGGCCGAGCTGGCTATGGGTTTCATGACCGCGATCCCGGCGAATATCATCCCGGGTCATATATCCTTGACCAAAGGCGAGTGGCAGAAGAAGCAACTCAAGCGAACGGAGCTTTACGGCAAGACCCTGGGTTTGATCGGCATCGGCAAGATCGCAACCGAAACCGCCATCCGCGCCAAAGCCTTCGGGATGAAGGTGATCGCCTATGACAAATACATCGACAAATCCAAGCACGCAGAGATGGTTTCATTCAACGATCTTCTCATCCGATCCGATTTCATATCCCTGCACGTTCCCTATACGGATGAGACGCGGGAAATGATCAATAAATCGACGATCAAACAGATGAAGGACGGCGTTATTATTGTGAACACCGGCCGCGGGAAATGTATCAACGAAGCTGATATGGCGGAAGCGCTGAGAAACGGCAAGGTCCGCGCCTATGGAACGGATGTCTGGTACTCCGATCCTCCGGATTGGGATGGCTGCCCCCTGCTGACCGCACCGAATGTCTATATGACGCCGCATATCGGAGCTTCCACGACTGAGAATTTGCTTAGAATCGGCGATGTTATCGAGGAGATTCTCAACGCGTACGTGAAGGAGGGTAAACTATGA
- the serC gene encoding 3-phosphoserine/phosphohydroxythreonine transaminase, with protein sequence MTHRIHNFNAGPATLPLSVLEEVQAELLDFKGCGMSIMEMSHRSPEYMEVHTEVQTLTSELLGLGDDYKVLFLGGGASTQFYMIPQNLLSGGRKGDYIVTGTWAKKAAKEAKLFGEVHIAHDAANADGKFTYIPTQDQLHLSPDAAYLHYTTNNTIAGTQFHYYPKAPAGVPVICDMSSDIFWKKFDPRPFGLIYAGAQKNLGPAGVTMVIIRKDMLDRCADGIPTMISYKTHADNDSLFNTAPVFPIYVVGKVLKWIKALGGLGAIEKRNREKAGLIYGAIDANPDFFRSPIQRESRSVMNIVWRLPSEDLEKTFIAEAKKSGLGGLKGHRSVGGCRASTYNAMPIEGVKALVGFMEAFAKKNG encoded by the coding sequence ATGACACACCGCATCCACAATTTTAATGCCGGTCCCGCAACACTCCCCCTATCGGTATTGGAAGAGGTCCAGGCCGAACTTTTGGATTTCAAGGGATGCGGGATGAGTATTATGGAGATGAGCCACCGAAGCCCTGAGTATATGGAAGTCCACACCGAGGTGCAGACCCTCACGAGCGAGCTTCTCGGTCTTGGTGATGACTATAAGGTTCTCTTTTTGGGCGGCGGGGCATCGACGCAATTTTACATGATTCCGCAGAATCTTCTTTCCGGTGGAAGGAAGGGCGATTATATCGTAACCGGCACCTGGGCCAAGAAGGCGGCCAAAGAGGCAAAGCTATTCGGCGAAGTACACATTGCTCACGATGCCGCAAACGCCGACGGCAAATTCACCTATATTCCGACACAAGATCAGCTCCATCTTTCGCCGGATGCGGCCTATCTTCACTACACCACAAACAACACTATCGCCGGCACGCAATTTCATTATTATCCCAAAGCTCCCGCCGGCGTCCCGGTAATTTGCGATATGTCCTCCGATATCTTTTGGAAGAAGTTCGATCCGCGACCCTTCGGACTCATCTACGCTGGGGCGCAGAAGAATCTCGGACCTGCCGGCGTCACCATGGTTATCATCCGCAAAGATATGCTCGATCGTTGCGCCGATGGCATCCCGACGATGATTAGCTATAAGACTCATGCGGATAATGACTCATTGTTCAACACGGCGCCGGTCTTTCCAATCTATGTCGTGGGCAAAGTTCTAAAATGGATCAAGGCGCTCGGAGGGCTTGGTGCGATAGAAAAGCGTAATCGTGAAAAGGCCGGGCTGATCTACGGCGCCATCGACGCGAATCCTGATTTCTTCCGTTCGCCGATCCAGAGAGAGAGCCGTTCGGTGATGAACATTGTCTGGCGGCTTCCGTCCGAGGATTTGGAAAAGACCTTTATTGCAGAAGCGAAGAAAAGCGGACTCGGCGGCCTCAAGGGACATCGTTCAGTCGGCGGATGCCGCGCATCGACCTACAACGCCATGCCCATCGAGGGCGTGAAAGCGCTCGTCGGCTTCATGGAGGCGTTCGCTAAGAAGAACGGGTAA
- a CDS encoding hydrolase encodes MLRPTEAFLVVIDVQERLLPHIHQHGEMVQSIRRLIRGCKIVEVPIFATEQYTKGLGPTCRPVLETLEGVERMEKLTFSCWQHDPFREAVAATGRRQALLCGIESHVCVFQTALEMNDDGFEVFIVGDAVSSRFPRNIELAMMRFQQEGIRLTSVETAVFEMLTRCATEPFRAWSKILKEA; translated from the coding sequence ATGCTCCGGCCCACGGAAGCGTTTCTTGTCGTGATTGATGTGCAGGAACGGCTCTTGCCGCACATCCACCAGCATGGCGAGATGGTCCAGTCCATCCGCCGTCTCATCAGGGGCTGCAAGATTGTTGAAGTCCCCATCTTTGCAACAGAACAATATACAAAGGGCTTAGGGCCAACCTGCCGGCCCGTATTGGAAACGCTCGAGGGGGTGGAGCGGATGGAGAAGCTCACTTTCTCCTGCTGGCAGCATGATCCGTTTCGGGAGGCGGTGGCCGCGACCGGCCGGCGACAGGCGCTGCTCTGCGGTATCGAATCGCATGTCTGCGTTTTTCAAACGGCCCTGGAGATGAACGATGACGGCTTCGAAGTCTTCATCGTCGGCGACGCGGTCTCATCTCGATTTCCAAGAAATATTGAGCTGGCGATGATGCGCTTCCAGCAGGAGGGGATCCGCCTGACGAGCGTCGAAACGGCGGTCTTTGAAATGTTAACTCGGTGCGCCACTGAACCGTTCAGAGCCTGGTCGAAGATTCTAAAAGAGGCATAA
- a CDS encoding YdcF family protein yields the protein MIALIPRILDAWADWLVIKSHPMPADAILVLGGGRGERLATALQLYKEGWANQIYVSGPNEPGISRLLDPDALTQAEVKRHLAVQHGVPEDKVSVILGPSSTFEEASLTKDLFLQLKYSRILVVTSPYHTRRAYQTFRHIYRKTGIQISVISAPWELTGYKRKEWWRHEDDTFAILNETGKLIFYLLRYSIPPI from the coding sequence TTGATCGCGCTTATTCCTAGGATTTTGGATGCATGGGCCGATTGGCTGGTCATCAAAAGCCACCCCATGCCTGCGGATGCCATCCTTGTTCTCGGCGGGGGCCGTGGTGAACGACTGGCGACAGCCCTTCAGCTATATAAAGAGGGATGGGCGAACCAGATCTATGTTTCAGGACCGAATGAACCGGGTATCTCCCGATTGCTTGATCCCGACGCGTTGACCCAGGCTGAGGTGAAACGGCATCTCGCTGTACAACACGGTGTTCCCGAGGATAAGGTCAGCGTCATCTTGGGGCCGAGCAGCACCTTTGAGGAGGCCTCTCTGACAAAGGATCTCTTTTTACAACTGAAGTATTCGAGAATCCTTGTCGTGACATCGCCCTATCACACCCGGCGGGCCTATCAGACCTTCCGGCATATTTATCGAAAAACGGGAATACAAATTAGTGTCATCTCTGCGCCGTGGGAGCTTACAGGATACAAGCGAAAAGAATGGTGGCGGCACGAAGACGACACCTTCGCCATCCTTAATGAAACGGGGAAATTGATCTTTTATCTACTGCGGTACAGCATCCCGCCGATTTAA
- a CDS encoding TetR/AcrR family transcriptional regulator — protein sequence MARRKASEETRESFIIAALNLCREGGPEAVSARRLGRLLGLSQMAVYRHFQDMEDLLAHAWDRTYQQLLDHIQAAIFGENPFKDLRAGLQAYVGFGVDNPGLYRLMFFHHFERMEYLTSQKTSLLALDLLRKTLATCLEQKSISVDEQRLHFMTLQAWFTVHGLTTMAISGRFQRVTEFLPEDLAGRLIDEICESFLNRRR from the coding sequence ATGGCTCGCCGGAAGGCTTCAGAAGAAACGCGTGAATCTTTTATCATTGCGGCTTTGAACCTCTGCAGGGAGGGGGGACCTGAAGCCGTCTCCGCGCGACGTCTGGGGCGTCTCCTGGGTTTGTCTCAGATGGCGGTCTATCGCCACTTCCAAGATATGGAAGACTTGCTGGCGCATGCCTGGGACCGCACCTATCAGCAGCTTCTTGATCATATTCAAGCGGCGATTTTCGGAGAAAATCCCTTCAAGGATCTTCGGGCGGGTCTGCAGGCCTATGTCGGCTTCGGCGTCGATAACCCCGGCCTCTATCGACTGATGTTCTTCCATCATTTTGAACGGATGGAGTACCTGACCTCCCAAAAGACGAGCCTTCTGGCTCTTGATCTTCTTCGTAAAACGCTGGCGACTTGTCTTGAACAAAAATCCATATCGGTTGATGAGCAGAGGCTCCATTTTATGACGCTGCAGGCTTGGTTTACGGTACACGGTTTGACGACAATGGCGATCTCCGGCCGTTTCCAGAGGGTAACCGAGTTCTTGCCGGAAGATTTGGCCGGACGCCTCATCGATGAAATCTGTGAATCGTTTTTGAACCGGAGACGGTAG
- a CDS encoding amidohydrolase — MVRWRRTIHRHPELGLKEEKTAAYIVDELQSANLDDIKTHVGGTGVVGLLKSTNPNRKQGVLLLRADIDALPIQEENPGIDYASEIPGVMHACGHDGHTAILLATAHAAGILRDKLPGDLKFVFQPAEESPGGALPMINDGVMENPTVTGAVGLHIDTHQPVGRAQTRSGPVMAAADEFEILIMGKGGHGAYPHNTVDAVVVGSYVVTALQTLVSRNTDPNQAAVVTIGRFESGSNFNIIAETAHLWGTLRTFDPELRKTLKQRINDLSHAICQSLGAACEFIFESHYPPVVNDEGMTDLMVAAAREVLGPDGVGMDLISMGGEDMAYYLQRVPGVFLFLGAGNAERGLVEPHHSPHFNFDEEAMPLGVEIFLRFTEAFFAKNPKITS; from the coding sequence ATGGTCCGCTGGCGCCGGACGATCCATCGCCATCCTGAACTCGGCCTGAAAGAAGAGAAGACCGCCGCCTACATTGTCGACGAGCTTCAATCCGCGAACTTGGATGACATCAAGACTCATGTCGGCGGCACCGGTGTCGTCGGCCTTCTTAAATCTACGAATCCAAATAGAAAACAGGGTGTCCTGCTCCTGCGAGCAGACATCGACGCCCTTCCGATCCAGGAGGAGAACCCCGGGATTGATTACGCCTCCGAGATACCGGGTGTGATGCATGCCTGCGGTCATGATGGGCACACGGCCATCCTTCTCGCCACCGCGCACGCCGCCGGGATCCTGCGCGACAAACTTCCCGGCGATCTGAAATTTGTCTTTCAGCCGGCTGAGGAAAGTCCGGGCGGCGCCCTTCCCATGATCAACGACGGGGTGATGGAGAATCCCACGGTAACCGGAGCTGTCGGCCTTCATATCGATACGCATCAGCCGGTCGGCCGGGCGCAGACGCGATCCGGTCCGGTTATGGCCGCAGCCGATGAGTTTGAAATTCTCATCATGGGCAAAGGCGGGCACGGCGCCTATCCGCACAATACAGTTGATGCCGTTGTGGTCGGATCCTATGTCGTCACAGCTTTGCAGACCCTGGTCAGCAGAAACACAGACCCGAACCAGGCTGCCGTTGTCACCATCGGCCGGTTTGAGTCGGGATCGAATTTCAACATTATTGCCGAGACAGCGCATCTGTGGGGAACGTTACGCACTTTTGACCCTGAACTGCGCAAGACACTGAAGCAAAGGATCAACGATCTATCCCACGCGATTTGTCAAAGCCTGGGCGCTGCGTGCGAGTTTATCTTCGAATCTCATTACCCACCGGTTGTCAATGATGAGGGAATGACAGATCTAATGGTTGCGGCCGCGAGGGAGGTCCTTGGCCCGGATGGGGTCGGAATGGATCTCATCTCAATGGGCGGCGAGGATATGGCCTACTACCTACAGCGGGTTCCTGGTGTCTTTCTCTTTCTTGGAGCAGGGAATGCGGAGCGGGGACTCGTCGAACCTCACCACTCTCCCCATTTCAACTTCGACGAAGAGGCTATGCCCCTGGGGGTTGAGATTTTTCTCCGATTCACTGAGGCATTCTTCGCCAAAAATCCCAAGATCACCTCCTGA
- a CDS encoding DUF2203 domain-containing protein, which produces MAVKIFTLEEANRLLPHVDAVLKKLIQAARQIQGYQDRIAVLELIGASHRRSPERREYLMGMRRLEELIAERDRILEGMQRMGCVVKDFIKGQVDFYGATDGRFVFFCWKLGEKQIQYWHELNKGTCGRRPLSEL; this is translated from the coding sequence ATGGCAGTCAAGATTTTTACTCTGGAAGAAGCCAACCGCCTCCTTCCCCATGTCGACGCGGTTTTAAAGAAACTCATTCAAGCCGCTCGGCAGATTCAGGGGTATCAGGATCGGATCGCCGTTCTTGAACTCATCGGCGCCTCGCACAGGAGAAGTCCGGAACGCCGTGAGTATTTGATGGGTATGAGGCGGCTTGAGGAGTTAATTGCAGAAAGAGACCGGATACTCGAGGGAATGCAAAGGATGGGTTGTGTCGTAAAAGATTTTATAAAAGGTCAAGTCGACTTTTATGGGGCCACAGACGGCCGGTTTGTCTTCTTTTGCTGGAAACTCGGCGAGAAACAAATTCAATATTGGCATGAGTTGAACAAAGGCACCTGCGGCCGGCGGCCGCTGTCCGAGCTTTAA
- the thiL gene encoding thiamine-phosphate kinase, producing the protein MRNFQLDASKEWGGEPLLSDVGEMEILKRIRTWLEERSHLGREGGFLTLGAGDDAALIRPRASTQLALTCDIHLEGRHFLTQRMTPRDVGRRVMVSNISDLAAMGATPRVALISMALPKSDPVDVLFNILEGLAEELKDAGGQIAGGNLSATDGPRVVDVTLVGEVEGDAFLRSGAQAGDVILLIGHTGLSAAGLWAMDRLSKKSQKMKIDETNLKAALRFYIRPRHHLKESLKLREMGGVKALIDTSDGLLSDLGHLCEAGGLGADIQTEQIPILEPVRKMGKAAKIDPLEWALGSSDDYALLAAVAPGSVERILSALSPQAHAIGEFVMEPGLHLLGHNNLNTKGWDHFKSG; encoded by the coding sequence ATGAGAAACTTTCAACTCGACGCATCGAAAGAGTGGGGCGGCGAACCACTTCTTTCCGATGTCGGCGAGATGGAGATCCTGAAAAGAATCCGTACCTGGCTCGAGGAGAGATCCCATCTGGGCAGGGAGGGAGGATTTTTAACATTAGGCGCCGGCGATGACGCAGCTCTCATCCGGCCCCGGGCATCCACGCAGCTGGCGTTGACCTGCGATATTCATCTCGAGGGACGGCATTTTCTCACACAACGCATGACTCCCCGCGATGTAGGCCGCAGGGTCATGGTCAGCAACATTTCCGATCTTGCCGCCATGGGGGCCACGCCGCGCGTCGCGCTGATTTCGATGGCCCTGCCCAAGAGTGATCCCGTTGATGTTCTCTTTAACATTCTAGAGGGATTGGCTGAAGAGCTGAAAGACGCCGGGGGCCAGATCGCCGGTGGAAATCTCTCTGCCACTGACGGGCCGCGTGTTGTCGACGTGACCCTTGTGGGTGAAGTTGAAGGGGACGCCTTTCTGCGATCCGGAGCGCAGGCGGGCGATGTGATCCTGCTCATCGGCCACACAGGCCTTTCGGCGGCTGGATTGTGGGCGATGGATCGACTCTCGAAGAAATCCCAGAAGATGAAGATTGATGAAACGAATCTGAAAGCGGCCCTTCGATTTTATATCCGCCCAAGACATCATTTAAAGGAATCGTTAAAGCTCCGTGAAATGGGCGGCGTGAAGGCCTTGATCGATACCAGTGACGGCCTTCTCTCCGATTTGGGTCATTTGTGTGAAGCCGGCGGTCTCGGCGCTGACATCCAAACCGAACAAATCCCCATTCTCGAACCGGTCCGGAAAATGGGGAAGGCGGCCAAGATCGATCCGCTGGAGTGGGCTCTGGGGTCAAGTGACGATTATGCGCTGCTGGCCGCTGTGGCGCCCGGATCCGTCGAAAGAATCCTCTCAGCGCTGTCGCCCCAAGCGCATGCGATCGGAGAGTTCGTGATGGAGCCGGGTCTCCATTTGTTGGGACACAATAACTTGAATACCAAAGGGTGGGATCATTTCAAGAGTGGTTAA